In a single window of the Nilaparvata lugens isolate BPH chromosome 1, ASM1435652v1, whole genome shotgun sequence genome:
- the LOC111049850 gene encoding uncharacterized protein LOC111049850, which translates to MLTANVFSENPTVTSNMDSNRNYLRRYSSRKETQFSNQSVMKAVEKFVEAVQEMDETILVPCRLMDLQVGDASDKTGLKGVDEKTDLYSLHSLVNCVKNELLWSGKDGRPAPEEDVTATTLPAPRTHVRRPSTVSIASTNSANSIISDTDSEAGNENDSGIEGESENLKPSYTQNVEKNFRRHLYGLHQALEQMTDAASYLTKRYQNDVGGAV; encoded by the exons ATGTTGACAGCTAACGTGTTCAGTGAAAATCCAACAGTGACATCAAACATGGATTCAAACAG GAACTACCTTCGCAGATACTCGAGCCGGAAGGAGACTCAGTTCTCGAACCAGAGCGTGATGAAGGCTGTTGAGAAGTTCGTGGAGGCCGTGCAGGAGATGGACGAGACGATCCTGGTGCCCTGTCGGCTGATGGACCTGCAGGTGGGAGATGCCTCCGACAAGACAGGCCTGAAGGGTGTTGACGAGAAGACCGACCTGTACAGTCTGCACTCGCTCGTCAACTGTGTCAAAAACGAGCTGCTGTGGAGTGGCAAAGACGGTCGTCCGGCCCCCGAGGAGGATGTCACCGCCACCACCCTCCCCGCCCCCAGGACCCACGTGCGTCGCCCCTCCACCGTATCCATCGCCTCCACCAACTCGGCCAACTCCATCATCAGCGACACCGACTCTGAGGCGGGCAACGAGAACGATTCCGGAATCGAGGGCGAATCCGAAAACCTGAAGCCTAGCTACACACAGAATGTGGAAAAGAACTTTCGAAGACACCTCTACGGACTGCATCAAGCTCTCGAACAGATGACCGATGCTGCTTCATACCTCACAAAGCGCTACCAAAACGATGTCGGCGGAGCTGTTTGA